Proteins from a single region of Thermosipho japonicus:
- a CDS encoding carbohydrate ABC transporter permease — translation MRVNKILKQTLFYLVVAGIILVILTPIYFLVVISLMSDQEAYDWPTQLVPSFFNNYKLEIVDGKFLISVYSSAKKKYSTLIKTNDFEELQKFVRNKTNSTIKKGIFDIQVKKLNELISKNSEEISNLRNQIASLESKLNTVTVNLVRYKTQLEKAKKANMNNLISIINEKIIEFENEKREYEKQIKKLSERLDEIGSVKFSVSKHLFDNYVNFFRVTSDALPALFRSIQVAILTVLISLTIGGMAGYAFARYNFKGKNLLKLSVLFVRMFPGISIAMPMVIILINMGFYDKPIGLSLVYSVGQIGMTIWITASIFMGISKELEEAAMIFGTTRWGAFFKVTLPLALPGLAASAMYAFIGSWSETAQAIVLTQFNPTFPVVVYQTLVGAKGLINLTAAGGVSLALPAVIFTLIIRRYILQMWGGVKV, via the coding sequence ATGAGAGTAAATAAAATTTTAAAACAAACACTTTTTTATCTTGTTGTTGCTGGAATTATTCTTGTAATATTAACTCCGATATACTTTTTAGTAGTAATTTCACTAATGTCGGACCAGGAAGCTTACGATTGGCCTACTCAATTAGTACCTTCTTTTTTTAATAATTATAAACTTGAAATAGTTGACGGAAAATTTTTGATCAGCGTTTATAGTTCTGCAAAGAAAAAATATTCTACACTAATTAAAACAAATGATTTTGAAGAATTGCAAAAATTTGTAAGGAATAAAACAAATTCAACTATAAAGAAAGGAATATTTGATATTCAGGTTAAAAAGCTGAATGAATTGATAAGTAAAAACAGTGAAGAAATAAGCAATTTAAGAAACCAAATTGCAAGTTTAGAGTCTAAATTAAATACAGTAACGGTTAACCTAGTAAGATATAAAACTCAATTAGAAAAGGCAAAAAAAGCTAATATGAATAATTTAATTTCAATAATTAATGAGAAAATTATTGAATTTGAAAATGAAAAGAGAGAATATGAAAAACAAATAAAAAAGTTGAGTGAAAGACTTGATGAAATAGGTTCTGTAAAATTTTCAGTTTCTAAGCATTTATTTGATAATTATGTTAATTTTTTCAGAGTAACAAGTGATGCTCTTCCAGCTCTATTTAGAAGTATTCAAGTAGCAATTTTAACTGTTCTTATTTCCTTAACTATTGGTGGAATGGCAGGTTATGCATTTGCAAGATATAATTTTAAAGGGAAAAATTTGCTGAAGTTGAGTGTTCTATTTGTGAGAATGTTTCCAGGAATTTCAATTGCAATGCCAATGGTTATAATTCTTATAAATATGGGATTTTATGATAAGCCTATTGGTCTTTCATTAGTTTATTCTGTTGGGCAAATTGGAATGACAATATGGATAACAGCAAGTATTTTTATGGGAATTTCTAAAGAATTAGAAGAAGCTGCTATGATATTTGGAACAACAAGGTGGGGAGCATTTTTTAAGGTTACATTACCTCTGGCACTTCCTGGATTGGCAGCAAGTGCAATGTATGCCTTCATAGGTAGTTGGTCTGAGACTGCTCAAGCAATTGTTTTAACTCAGTTTAATCCTACCTTTCCGGTTGTTGTCTATCAAACACTTGTAGGTGCAAAAGGATTAATAAATTTGACTGCTGCTGGGGGTGTTTCACTTGCACTTCCTGCTGTTATTTTTACCCTGATTATTAGAAGGTACATTTTGCAAATGTGGGGTGGAGTAAAAGTATAA
- a CDS encoding carbohydrate ABC transporter permease has translation MPKTFSKKWIPYFLIAPTLIYYIVFWLRPVVSAIYYSFFDDNNVFTLNNYLTIFRDEYFKKAVINTSIFVVISVTLEFVVALGLALIINKKFKGAQVLLSIALIPMALPAVAVGAMWSSGFATYGWVNSLLYHLGLISADGKIAFLAGNDFQSLMLIILIDAWQVIPFMMVILLAGLQGLSKEAIEAGYIFGGSRFTVLRKITLPMLKPSIQTALILRIISAIQVWLIIVMIYGYRRIPVLLEEVVFYKEQLLGFYRVALAYSVIVAAIVSVVSIIYLKVSGAFEREEQ, from the coding sequence TTGCCAAAGACTTTTTCGAAAAAATGGATTCCATACTTTCTCATTGCCCCAACGTTAATCTACTACATAGTTTTTTGGTTAAGGCCAGTTGTTTCTGCAATTTACTATAGTTTTTTTGATGACAACAATGTCTTTACACTTAATAATTATTTGACAATTTTTAGAGATGAGTACTTCAAAAAAGCTGTTATTAATACTTCTATTTTTGTAGTTATATCGGTAACTCTTGAATTTGTTGTTGCTCTTGGGCTTGCATTGATAATTAACAAAAAATTTAAAGGTGCCCAAGTCTTATTGTCTATAGCGCTCATTCCTATGGCACTTCCTGCTGTTGCAGTAGGCGCAATGTGGTCAAGTGGTTTTGCCACATATGGATGGGTTAACAGTTTATTATACCATTTAGGATTGATTTCTGCAGATGGTAAAATTGCATTTTTAGCTGGGAATGATTTTCAATCGTTGATGTTGATAATTCTTATTGACGCGTGGCAAGTTATTCCTTTTATGATGGTTATTCTTCTTGCTGGACTTCAAGGTCTTTCTAAAGAAGCAATAGAAGCAGGGTACATTTTTGGTGGTTCAAGATTTACAGTTTTAAGAAAAATTACTTTGCCTATGCTTAAACCAAGTATTCAAACTGCTTTAATTTTAAGAATAATATCCGCAATTCAAGTGTGGTTAATAATAGTAATGATTTATGGTTATAGAAGAATTCCTGTATTGCTAGAAGAAGTAGTATTTTATAAAGAGCAATTATTAGGTTTCTATAGAGTTGCTCTTGCCTATTCCGTTATTGTTGCTGCAATTGTTTCTGTTGTTTCAATAATTTATTTGAAAGTCTCTGGTGCCTTTGAAAGGGAGGAGCAATGA
- a CDS encoding ABC transporter substrate-binding protein, translated as MKRLFVLLLVISVIMAFSVETLVVSSRLWTPPTEKEFILNEIIKPFEKMYNVKVVFQTMDDETMLKQVKVQMETGKITTDVIIAYATKMPEWVKNDLVVDLTPYVNKWTDRHFSKGFDSMTVFDGKRYFLPVGADVYLTLINKKALQYKPANVDIQNLTWEQLAEWANLVAQGEGEGKFAVTGVPMKSLIYQIGAISLSYGGHWPNLDNPGAVAAWYLIYKMKDAFSPAVKTYDDTRPPMKREETWMTVAHCARVGEVYKSNPTQFIIAPAPKGPAGIGSVAGTSGLAIVKGTKHFDIALKFLEYMTRPDIMVKSHKGTGGFIPPVDEAIKYLGNDEQDQVIKNAIKVMNQGVLSYIAPIWKDWGQVKLVYDELFKKMILEEGKLDVDMLELYQLQIDAQRK; from the coding sequence ATGAAAAGATTATTTGTTTTGTTATTAGTAATTTCAGTTATTATGGCCTTTAGTGTTGAAACGTTGGTTGTTAGTTCAAGACTTTGGACTCCTCCGACAGAAAAGGAATTTATTTTAAATGAGATTATCAAGCCATTTGAGAAAATGTATAACGTTAAGGTTGTTTTCCAAACAATGGATGATGAAACAATGTTGAAACAAGTTAAAGTGCAAATGGAAACTGGAAAAATTACCACAGATGTTATTATTGCATATGCAACAAAAATGCCTGAATGGGTTAAAAACGATTTAGTTGTTGATCTTACACCTTATGTTAACAAATGGACTGATAGACATTTTTCTAAAGGTTTTGATTCAATGACAGTATTTGATGGTAAAAGATATTTCCTTCCTGTTGGAGCAGACGTCTACCTTACTCTTATTAATAAAAAAGCGTTGCAATATAAACCAGCTAATGTAGATATTCAAAATCTCACTTGGGAACAACTGGCAGAATGGGCTAATCTTGTTGCTCAAGGTGAAGGAGAAGGTAAGTTTGCCGTAACTGGTGTTCCAATGAAATCTCTTATTTACCAAATCGGTGCAATTTCTTTATCATATGGTGGCCATTGGCCAAATTTAGATAATCCTGGAGCAGTTGCTGCATGGTATTTGATTTATAAAATGAAAGATGCCTTTTCACCTGCAGTTAAAACATATGACGATACGAGACCTCCTATGAAGAGAGAAGAAACTTGGATGACTGTTGCACATTGTGCACGTGTTGGTGAAGTTTACAAGAGTAATCCAACTCAATTTATTATTGCACCAGCTCCAAAAGGACCTGCGGGCATTGGTTCTGTTGCTGGCACAAGTGGACTTGCAATTGTAAAAGGAACAAAACATTTTGATATTGCTTTAAAATTCTTAGAATACATGACAAGACCAGATATCATGGTAAAATCACATAAAGGTACTGGCGGATTCATACCTCCAGTTGATGAAGCAATTAAATACTTAGGTAACGATGAACAAGACCAAGTTATTAAAAATGCTATTAAAGTTATGAATCAAGGAGTTCTTTCTTACATTGCTCCAATTTGGAAAGATTGGGGACAAGTAAAGCTTGTCTATGACGAACTTTTCAAAAAGATGATACTTGAAGAAGGAAAATTGGATGTTGATATGCTTGAGCTTTATCAACTTCAAATTGATGCACAAAGAAAATAA
- a CDS encoding ABC transporter ATP-binding protein gives MATLELINLSKRYGKNVWGAKNVNLKVNNGEFIVFLGPSGCGKTTTLRMIAGLEEVTEGKVIIDGKDVTYLEPRKREVSMVFQSYAVWPHMTVYDNIAFPLRLRKMPMDEIDKIVKEVAEMVKIEELLKRFPSQLSGGQRQRVALARALAVKPKIFLMDEPLSNLDAKLRVKMRTELKAIHHRTGATTIFVTHDQSEAMSMADRIVVMRNGKIEQVGTPDDVYFYSANVFVAGFIGTPPTNFFKMSIVRNNGEIHLKNNYIDIKVSEKIKNVIEEYNKNEIIVGVRPENLLITDDEKNAIFREKILVVEPQGSHQVIAVELGDQIVKIVAPAFPKYSADQIIKVTLDHERMMLFDVDTESRLEGI, from the coding sequence ATGGCTACACTTGAGCTTATAAATCTTTCAAAAAGATATGGGAAGAATGTTTGGGGAGCAAAAAATGTAAATCTTAAAGTAAATAATGGAGAGTTTATAGTTTTTCTAGGACCCTCTGGGTGTGGAAAGACAACTACTTTAAGAATGATTGCAGGGCTTGAAGAAGTTACTGAAGGAAAAGTGATTATTGATGGTAAAGATGTAACATATTTAGAACCAAGAAAAAGAGAAGTTAGTATGGTTTTTCAAAGCTATGCGGTTTGGCCTCATATGACAGTATATGATAATATTGCATTTCCATTAAGATTAAGAAAAATGCCTATGGATGAAATTGATAAAATTGTCAAAGAAGTTGCTGAAATGGTAAAAATCGAAGAACTTCTAAAAAGATTTCCATCCCAATTATCTGGTGGACAAAGACAAAGAGTTGCTCTTGCTAGAGCTCTTGCAGTAAAACCAAAAATATTTTTAATGGATGAACCACTTTCAAATTTAGATGCAAAATTAAGAGTTAAAATGAGGACAGAATTGAAAGCAATACACCATAGAACAGGAGCTACTACCATTTTTGTTACACATGATCAATCAGAAGCAATGTCTATGGCAGATAGAATAGTTGTTATGAGGAATGGTAAAATAGAACAAGTTGGAACGCCAGATGATGTTTATTTTTACAGTGCAAATGTATTTGTTGCTGGTTTTATTGGAACACCTCCTACAAATTTCTTTAAAATGAGTATAGTCAGAAATAACGGAGAAATACATTTGAAAAATAATTATATTGACATTAAAGTATCAGAAAAAATTAAAAATGTAATTGAAGAATACAATAAAAACGAAATAATTGTAGGAGTACGCCCTGAAAATTTGCTTATAACTGATGATGAAAAAAATGCTATTTTTAGGGAGAAAATTTTAGTTGTTGAGCCTCAAGGTTCTCACCAAGTTATTGCTGTTGAATTGGGAGATCAAATTGTAAAAATCGTTGCACCAGCTTTCCCAAAATATTCTGCTGATCAGATCATTAAGGTAACATTGGACCATGAAAGAATGATGCTGTTTGACGTTGATACAGAAAGTAGATTGGAGGGAATTTGA